In Bradyrhizobium sp. 1(2017), one DNA window encodes the following:
- a CDS encoding glutamine--tRNA ligase/YqeY domain fusion protein, protein MAEPVAPEVGRDFIRDIIQADLDQGKYREIVTRFPPEPNGYLHIGHAKSIALNFGIAQEFPGRCHLRFDDTNPVKEEQEFIDSIQADVRWLGFDWGKNLFFASDYFDRLYEWAEQLIRDGLAYVDDQTQEEIRLSRGTLTEPGKNSPFRDRTVEENLDLFRRMKAGEFPNGARVLRAKIDMAAGNINLRDPVLYRILHAHHPRTGTKWSIYPSYDYAHGQSDAIEGITHSICTLEFEDHRPLYDWFIEKLPVPSEPHQYEMARLNITYTLLSKRVLTQLVRDGHVAGWDDPRMPTMAGMRRRGVPPAALREFVKRIGVAKANSVVDVGMLEFCIREELNRTAQRRMAVLKPLKVVIENYPEGQTEELEAINHPDDPSAGTRKITFGRELYIEQDDFMENPPKKFFRLSPGNEVRLRYAYFVKCTGVIKNDAGEVVELRCIYDPATKGGNAPDGRKVKATMHWLPAAASKPAEIRIYSQLFANPNPDAANFAADLNPNSLEILSDARIEASVAESNSTEPVQFERQGYFVRDKDSTPGKPVFSRTIGLRDTFAKEVAKG, encoded by the coding sequence ATGGCAGAACCGGTGGCACCTGAGGTTGGGCGCGATTTCATTCGTGACATCATCCAGGCCGACCTCGATCAGGGCAAGTACAGGGAGATCGTGACCCGGTTCCCGCCGGAGCCGAACGGTTACCTCCATATCGGCCACGCCAAGTCGATCGCGCTCAATTTCGGCATCGCCCAGGAGTTTCCGGGCCGCTGCCATCTGCGTTTCGACGACACCAACCCGGTCAAGGAAGAGCAGGAATTCATCGATTCGATCCAGGCCGACGTGCGCTGGCTCGGCTTCGACTGGGGCAAGAATCTGTTCTTCGCCTCGGACTATTTCGATCGCCTTTACGAATGGGCGGAGCAGCTGATCCGCGACGGGCTCGCCTATGTCGACGACCAGACCCAGGAGGAGATCCGCCTCTCGCGTGGCACCCTGACCGAGCCCGGCAAGAACTCGCCGTTCCGCGACCGCACGGTAGAGGAGAATCTCGACCTGTTCCGCCGGATGAAGGCCGGCGAATTCCCGAACGGGGCGCGCGTCCTGCGGGCCAAGATCGACATGGCCGCAGGCAACATCAATCTGCGCGATCCCGTGCTGTATCGCATCCTGCATGCGCACCATCCGCGCACCGGCACCAAATGGAGCATCTATCCGAGCTACGACTACGCACACGGCCAGTCGGACGCGATCGAGGGCATCACGCACTCGATCTGCACGCTGGAGTTCGAAGACCACCGGCCGCTCTACGACTGGTTCATCGAGAAGCTGCCGGTGCCGTCGGAACCGCACCAGTACGAAATGGCGCGGCTCAACATCACCTATACGCTGCTGTCCAAGCGCGTGCTGACCCAGCTCGTCCGCGACGGCCATGTCGCTGGCTGGGACGACCCGCGCATGCCGACCATGGCGGGGATGCGCCGCCGTGGCGTGCCGCCGGCTGCGCTGCGCGAATTCGTCAAGCGCATTGGTGTTGCCAAGGCCAACAGCGTGGTCGATGTCGGCATGCTCGAGTTCTGCATTCGCGAGGAGCTGAACCGCACGGCCCAACGCCGTATGGCGGTGCTGAAGCCGCTCAAGGTGGTGATCGAGAACTATCCGGAAGGGCAGACCGAGGAGCTCGAGGCGATCAATCATCCCGACGATCCCTCCGCCGGCACGCGCAAGATCACGTTCGGCCGCGAGCTTTATATCGAGCAGGACGACTTCATGGAGAATCCGCCAAAGAAGTTCTTCCGCCTGTCGCCGGGCAACGAGGTGCGGCTGCGCTATGCCTATTTCGTCAAGTGCACCGGCGTGATCAAGAACGACGCCGGCGAGGTGGTGGAGCTTCGCTGCATCTACGATCCCGCCACCAAGGGCGGCAACGCACCCGACGGCCGCAAGGTCAAGGCGACCATGCACTGGCTGCCGGCGGCGGCATCCAAGCCGGCGGAGATCCGCATCTACAGCCAGCTGTTCGCCAATCCGAACCCCGACGCAGCGAACTTCGCGGCCGATCTCAATCCGAACTCGCTGGAGATCCTGTCCGATGCGCGGATCGAGGCTTCCGTTGCGGAGAGCAATTCCACCGAGCCGGTGCAGTTCGAGCGCCAGGGCTATTTCGTGCGCGACAAGGACTCGACGCCGGGGAAGCCGGTGTTCTCGCGGACGATCGGCTTGCGCGATACGTTCGCCAAGGAAGTCGCCAAAGGCTGA
- the gltX gene encoding glutamate--tRNA ligase — protein sequence MTDSVVTRFAPSPTGFLHIGGARTALFNWLYAKKHGGKMLLRIEDTDRERSTEAAIGAILDGLKWLELGWDGDVIYQFARAARHREVAEQLLANGKAYRCYATAEELAAMREKARAEGRTRLYDGMWRDRDPATAPGDVKPTIRLRAPQTGETVIEDQVQGRVVWQNENLDDLVLLRGDGNPTYMLAVVVDDHDMGVTHVIRGDDHLINAARQKQIYDAMGWALPSMSHIPLIHGPDGSKLSKRHGALGVDAYRAMGYLPAALRNYLVRLGWSHGDQEIFSTEEMIAAFDLASVGRAAARFDFAKLENLNGHYIRHADDQSLVKMFEDVLDHVVPARDEIKAKLNDTTRAQLLKAMPALKERAKTLIELIDGAYFIFADRPLQLDAKAQALLTPENRRLIGQLHSALEKVETWSGASTEAALRTFAEENSLKLGAVAQPLRAALTGRTTSPGIFEVLDVLGRQESLGRLKDQSTT from the coding sequence ATGACCGATTCCGTCGTCACCCGCTTTGCTCCCTCACCGACCGGCTTCCTCCATATCGGGGGGGCCCGCACGGCGCTGTTCAACTGGCTCTATGCAAAGAAGCACGGCGGCAAGATGCTGCTCCGGATCGAGGACACCGACCGGGAGCGCTCCACCGAGGCCGCGATCGGCGCTATCCTCGACGGCCTCAAATGGCTGGAGCTCGGCTGGGACGGCGATGTCATCTACCAATTCGCCCGCGCAGCCCGCCACCGCGAGGTCGCCGAGCAGTTGCTCGCCAACGGCAAGGCCTATCGCTGCTACGCCACCGCCGAGGAGCTCGCCGCGATGCGCGAGAAGGCGCGCGCCGAGGGCCGCACCCGCCTCTACGACGGCATGTGGCGCGACCGCGACCCGGCAACGGCGCCAGGCGACGTCAAGCCGACGATCCGGCTGCGCGCGCCGCAGACCGGCGAGACCGTGATCGAGGACCAGGTCCAGGGCCGCGTCGTCTGGCAGAACGAGAACCTCGACGACCTCGTGCTGTTGCGCGGCGATGGCAACCCGACCTACATGCTCGCGGTGGTAGTCGACGACCACGACATGGGCGTCACCCACGTCATCCGCGGCGACGACCATCTGATCAACGCCGCCCGCCAGAAGCAGATCTACGATGCGATGGGCTGGGCGCTGCCGAGCATGTCCCACATCCCCCTCATCCACGGTCCGGATGGCTCGAAGCTGTCGAAGCGCCACGGCGCGCTCGGCGTCGATGCCTATCGCGCCATGGGGTACCTCCCGGCGGCGCTGCGCAACTATCTCGTCCGGCTGGGCTGGAGCCATGGCGACCAGGAGATCTTCTCGACCGAGGAGATGATCGCGGCGTTCGACCTCGCCAGCGTAGGCCGGGCCGCGGCGCGGTTCGATTTCGCCAAGCTGGAAAACCTCAACGGCCACTACATCCGCCACGCCGACGATCAATCACTCGTGAAGATGTTCGAGGATGTGCTCGACCACGTCGTGCCCGCCCGCGACGAGATCAAGGCCAAGTTGAACGACACCACGCGGGCACAGCTCCTGAAGGCCATGCCGGCCCTGAAGGAGCGCGCCAAGACGCTGATCGAGCTGATCGACGGCGCCTACTTCATCTTTGCCGACCGGCCGCTGCAGCTCGACGCCAAGGCGCAGGCACTGCTGACACCCGAGAACCGCCGGCTGATCGGCCAGCTTCATTCCGCGCTGGAGAAAGTCGAGACGTGGAGCGGCGCCAGCACGGAAGCCGCGCTGCGTACCTTCGCCGAGGAAAATAGTCTCAAGCTCGGCGCGGTCGCCCAGCCTTTGCGGGCCGCGCTGACCGGGCGGACGACGTCGCCTGGTATATTTGAGGTTTTGGACGTCCTGGGACGCCAGGAAAGCCTGGGCCGGCTCAAGGATCAGTCTACGACGTAA
- the gltA gene encoding citrate synthase: MDAKPSNKTATLTVGNKNYDLPILSGSVGPDVIDIGKLYGQSGLFTYDPGFTSTASCQSKITYIDGDAGVLEYRGYPIEQLAEHGDFLETCYLLLYGNLPTAAQKKDFDHRVTHHTMVHEQMARFFQGFRRDAHPMAIMVAAVGALAAFYHDSTDINDPKQRMIASMRMIAKIPTLAAMAYKYTVGQPFIYPKNSLGFAENFLNMCFAVPCEDYKVSPVLADALEKIFILHADHEQNASTSTVRIAGSSGANPFACIAAGIACLWGPAHGGANEAALNMLYGIGTVDKIPEFIAKVKDKNSEVRLMGFGHRVYKNYDPRAKIMQKMCHAVLKETGHGNDPMLNVAMELEKIALSDQYFIERKLYPNVDFYSGITLKAMGFPVSMFTVLFAVARTVGWISQWSEMIEDPQQKIGRPRQLYTGVDKRDYVPIKDRK, translated from the coding sequence ATGGACGCAAAACCAAGCAACAAGACCGCCACGCTGACGGTCGGAAACAAGAACTACGATCTTCCGATCCTCAGCGGCAGCGTCGGGCCTGATGTCATCGATATCGGCAAGCTCTACGGCCAGTCCGGCCTGTTCACATACGATCCGGGCTTCACCTCCACTGCGAGCTGCCAGTCCAAGATCACCTACATCGACGGCGATGCGGGCGTGCTGGAATATCGCGGCTACCCGATCGAGCAGCTCGCCGAGCACGGCGACTTCCTGGAGACCTGCTATCTCCTGCTCTACGGGAATCTGCCGACCGCCGCACAGAAGAAGGATTTCGACCACCGCGTGACGCATCACACGATGGTGCACGAGCAGATGGCCCGCTTCTTCCAGGGCTTCCGCCGCGACGCCCATCCGATGGCCATCATGGTTGCGGCCGTCGGCGCGCTCGCCGCGTTCTACCACGACTCGACCGACATCAACGATCCGAAGCAGCGCATGATCGCTTCCATGCGCATGATCGCGAAGATCCCGACGCTGGCGGCGATGGCCTACAAGTACACCGTCGGCCAGCCCTTCATCTATCCGAAGAACTCGCTGGGCTTTGCCGAGAACTTCCTGAACATGTGCTTCGCGGTGCCCTGCGAGGACTACAAGGTCAGCCCGGTGCTCGCCGACGCGCTGGAGAAGATCTTCATCCTGCACGCCGACCACGAGCAGAACGCCTCGACCTCGACGGTGCGCATCGCCGGCTCCTCCGGCGCCAACCCGTTCGCCTGCATCGCGGCGGGCATCGCCTGCCTCTGGGGCCCGGCGCATGGCGGCGCCAACGAAGCCGCACTCAACATGCTCTACGGCATCGGCACGGTCGACAAGATCCCCGAATTCATCGCCAAGGTGAAGGACAAGAACTCTGAAGTCCGCCTGATGGGCTTCGGTCACCGCGTCTACAAGAACTACGATCCGCGCGCCAAGATCATGCAGAAGATGTGTCACGCCGTGCTCAAGGAGACCGGCCATGGCAACGATCCGATGCTGAATGTGGCGATGGAGCTCGAGAAGATCGCGCTCAGCGACCAGTACTTCATCGAGCGCAAGCTCTACCCGAACGTCGACTTCTATTCGGGCATCACGCTGAAGGCGATGGGCTTCCCGGTCTCGATGTTCACCGTGCTGTTCGCGGTCGCCCGCACCGTCGGCTGGATCAGCCAGTGGAGCGAGATGATCGAGGATCCCCAGCAGAAGATCGGCCGCCCGCGCCAGCTCTACACCGGCGTCGACAAGCGCGACTACGTGCCGATCAAGGATCGCAAGTAA
- a CDS encoding CHAT domain-containing protein: MSAKRVAPSRAKAGGRKAKPPAKPRARRRTTGATATDTVQDLPPVAAEKQSGEYEVRLRYSGNRGLDELVIPIDDQKFYPSVQRWRYVIANRRRIVRSTRDDLSRDLQTLIKDHARIYDDSQILTRIKEMAAAKLVEVRIPYSEENVGWSARLFPWESALWLATAPYRSEPSEFAVLRHLVVESPYNHQLTPATALAVDSGPGKLRSLYEFTREIEMVKGALHEVQTETLRDPDRQGLRSKVEALSPSIVHLVGVDPMSLAEQKLIDQPTNEEDGFVLRASTQGSTQGIAQAYDAVGSADLADIVTAGAQKPLLVAISTCYSAQRLAPLATAQGARHAIGFVDTITDADAMLFFSVFYRTLAQAWNVKDAFLRARQQWMSQAGSDNEQRSGVALWSQVSLLDSPQAGTIAARPAASKKAARGRATFRDLRLDITLVQDKSIPGRMRKTASASLNYSLLHNDRPPFSIFTVHKTKAGPLDLLQVEVVLEVGTESCRCRFSEELPEEDATLDLLEKIRLPLVAGMLRQTSESLRSNLYIKVQCGDRILRESSERVTVLPADEWRDDGEDHRWLPSFVLPRDPTVLKVVACAQRYLQTLLDDCSAGFDGYQQVLEDDSNAPNVVDPQVQAIWAALQHDLPVSYINPPPSYTSQSQRLRTPTEIFKGNAATCIDLALLFASCLEFVGIYSSVFLITGHAFPAYWRSNKAWWRMKSFRFDQNEQQMPGQIGRSQDGFTSTVPSTNTKGQTESWMFTGTDNLAELLSYVQKGELVPFESTFVTARKGFFEALERGASNLHPQSFDAMIDIQSARGESVTPLPLLDRLG; this comes from the coding sequence ATGTCCGCGAAGAGAGTTGCGCCCTCACGAGCGAAGGCCGGCGGCCGGAAAGCCAAACCGCCTGCCAAACCGCGAGCGCGACGCCGCACGACCGGCGCGACGGCCACCGACACCGTCCAGGACTTGCCGCCCGTGGCCGCCGAAAAGCAATCCGGCGAGTACGAGGTACGACTCCGCTATAGCGGCAACAGGGGCTTGGACGAGCTCGTCATTCCCATCGACGACCAGAAATTCTACCCGTCCGTCCAGCGCTGGCGCTACGTGATCGCCAACCGGCGACGGATCGTCCGTTCGACGCGCGACGACCTCAGCCGGGACCTCCAGACGCTGATCAAGGATCACGCTCGCATTTACGACGACAGCCAGATCCTGACACGGATCAAGGAGATGGCGGCAGCCAAGCTCGTCGAGGTCAGAATCCCTTACAGCGAAGAAAACGTCGGGTGGTCGGCACGACTATTCCCCTGGGAGAGCGCGCTGTGGCTGGCGACCGCGCCCTATCGCAGCGAGCCAAGCGAATTCGCCGTCCTCCGCCATCTCGTCGTTGAATCGCCATACAATCACCAGCTGACACCTGCGACAGCGCTCGCAGTCGACAGCGGCCCCGGAAAGCTGCGCTCGCTCTACGAATTCACGCGAGAGATCGAGATGGTCAAGGGCGCGCTGCACGAAGTCCAGACAGAGACCCTCCGAGATCCCGACCGTCAAGGACTTCGCTCGAAGGTCGAAGCTCTTTCTCCTTCGATCGTGCATCTTGTGGGCGTAGACCCGATGTCCCTGGCGGAGCAAAAGCTCATTGACCAGCCGACCAACGAAGAGGACGGCTTTGTTCTCCGCGCAAGCACCCAAGGAAGCACCCAGGGAATCGCCCAAGCCTACGACGCCGTGGGTTCAGCCGACCTGGCCGATATTGTCACGGCCGGCGCGCAGAAGCCTCTGCTGGTGGCGATCAGCACCTGTTACAGCGCGCAGCGCCTTGCTCCCCTCGCCACCGCGCAAGGCGCCAGGCACGCGATCGGTTTTGTCGATACCATCACCGATGCCGACGCCATGCTGTTCTTCAGCGTATTCTACCGCACCCTGGCGCAAGCCTGGAACGTCAAGGACGCTTTTCTTCGCGCCCGGCAACAGTGGATGTCCCAGGCCGGCAGCGACAACGAGCAGCGCTCGGGGGTCGCACTTTGGAGTCAAGTCTCGCTCCTCGACAGCCCTCAGGCCGGAACGATCGCGGCGCGTCCTGCGGCGTCGAAGAAAGCTGCGAGGGGCCGCGCAACCTTCCGGGACCTCAGGCTGGACATCACCTTGGTCCAGGACAAGTCTATTCCCGGTCGCATGCGCAAGACCGCAAGCGCGAGTTTGAACTACTCGTTGCTTCACAACGACCGCCCGCCCTTCAGTATCTTCACGGTTCATAAGACCAAGGCAGGTCCACTCGACCTGCTTCAGGTCGAAGTCGTGCTGGAAGTCGGTACGGAATCATGCCGCTGCCGCTTCTCGGAGGAGTTGCCCGAGGAAGACGCCACACTCGACCTTCTCGAGAAGATCCGGCTTCCCCTCGTTGCGGGAATGCTCAGGCAGACCAGCGAGAGCCTGAGAAGTAATCTCTACATCAAGGTCCAATGCGGCGACCGGATATTGCGCGAGTCCAGCGAGCGCGTGACCGTGCTTCCGGCAGACGAGTGGCGGGACGACGGGGAGGACCATCGCTGGCTGCCGAGCTTCGTTCTGCCGCGGGACCCGACAGTGCTGAAGGTCGTCGCCTGTGCCCAGCGATATCTGCAAACATTGCTCGATGACTGCTCCGCCGGCTTCGACGGCTACCAGCAAGTGCTTGAAGACGACTCCAATGCGCCCAACGTGGTCGATCCTCAGGTGCAGGCGATCTGGGCCGCTCTTCAGCACGATCTGCCCGTCAGCTACATCAACCCGCCGCCGTCCTACACCAGCCAGTCGCAGCGGCTTCGAACGCCAACCGAAATATTCAAGGGCAACGCAGCAACCTGCATCGATCTTGCGCTTCTGTTCGCATCGTGCCTGGAGTTCGTGGGCATCTATTCGTCGGTGTTCCTGATTACGGGACACGCGTTTCCGGCCTACTGGAGAAGCAACAAGGCCTGGTGGCGCATGAAGAGCTTCCGATTTGACCAGAACGAGCAGCAGATGCCCGGGCAGATCGGCCGAAGTCAGGATGGCTTCACCAGCACGGTCCCGTCGACGAATACCAAGGGCCAGACCGAGAGCTGGATGTTCACCGGTACCGACAATCTCGCGGAGCTCCTGAGCTACGTGCAAAAGGGTGAGCTCGTGCCTTTCGAGAGTACCTTCGTGACCGCACGGAAGGGCTTCTTCGAGGCCCTCGAGCGGGGCGCGAGCAATCTGCATCCGCAGAGCTTCGACGCAATGATCGACATTCAATCCGCCCGCGGCGAAAGCGTCACCCCACTTCCCTTGCTGGACCGGCTCGGCTAG
- a CDS encoding esterase/lipase family protein: MAAAPPPFDDWLASMPEIEGVRPVDRLTEVMRMQSYRPTYRRQRPPTDPTDRLPDQQIISLVRDGGILRWRLGAAIPMMSSRAGSRAALPMGQIVKQYAFETLETSQVYDALLKLDRTLTPDASYAVKPSTGLSRLVQGQLQPLTMADIPGVAGKRVLLLIHGTFSGSAALIKNGLAKVPEGQQLLRRAEAKYDLVLAYDHPTLSVSPVMNAFDLAALLRPAPKELDIVCHSRGGLVARWLCEGFCEPALKRRVIFVGSPLGGTSLAAAPRLRSTLDLLTNIADVLRAGADLAAANPFFLAASGLLRVFSTVTNLAAKTPVFDAALALVPGLDAQSRTGNNEEIRRLRMNTGSGEFGAQPIQYFAIKSNFEPTAIGWNFLRIFSKPMQRLGDLGADIIFEAENDLVVDTSSMSEVADLRQVKIVHDFGTNPNVHHTNYFVQKETAAAIAQTFTI; the protein is encoded by the coding sequence ATGGCGGCTGCGCCCCCTCCTTTCGACGATTGGCTCGCATCAATGCCGGAAATCGAAGGCGTCCGGCCAGTTGATCGGCTCACTGAGGTCATGCGGATGCAATCCTACCGGCCGACCTATCGGCGCCAGCGCCCGCCGACCGATCCGACGGACCGGCTGCCAGATCAGCAGATCATTTCACTCGTGCGCGACGGCGGAATCCTGAGATGGCGCCTCGGCGCCGCCATTCCGATGATGTCCAGTCGCGCCGGATCGCGCGCCGCGCTGCCGATGGGACAAATTGTAAAGCAGTATGCCTTTGAGACTCTCGAAACGTCACAGGTCTATGATGCGCTCCTCAAGCTCGACAGGACGCTGACACCGGATGCGTCTTATGCGGTCAAACCGTCGACAGGCCTCAGTCGACTCGTGCAGGGCCAACTCCAGCCGCTGACAATGGCCGACATTCCCGGGGTTGCAGGCAAGCGCGTATTGCTGCTGATCCACGGAACGTTCAGCGGATCTGCAGCTCTCATCAAGAACGGACTGGCAAAGGTTCCCGAAGGGCAACAGCTGCTGAGGCGAGCGGAGGCGAAGTATGACCTCGTGCTCGCCTACGACCACCCGACGCTCAGCGTGAGCCCGGTGATGAATGCCTTCGACCTGGCGGCATTGTTGCGACCGGCGCCGAAGGAACTGGACATCGTCTGCCACAGCCGCGGCGGGCTGGTGGCGCGGTGGCTGTGCGAGGGATTCTGCGAGCCCGCACTGAAGCGCAGGGTGATCTTCGTCGGTTCGCCGCTGGGCGGCACCAGCCTGGCAGCTGCTCCGCGTCTGCGCAGCACGCTCGACCTCTTGACGAACATCGCAGACGTCCTGCGGGCCGGCGCGGATCTCGCCGCCGCCAACCCCTTCTTCCTTGCAGCGAGCGGATTGCTGCGGGTGTTCAGTACCGTCACCAACCTCGCCGCCAAGACACCGGTATTCGACGCCGCCCTGGCTCTCGTTCCCGGACTCGATGCACAGTCACGCACCGGCAACAATGAGGAGATCCGCCGCCTGCGCATGAACACCGGCAGCGGAGAGTTCGGCGCCCAGCCGATCCAGTACTTCGCGATCAAATCGAATTTCGAGCCGACGGCAATCGGCTGGAATTTCCTCCGGATCTTCTCCAAGCCGATGCAGCGTCTCGGCGACCTCGGAGCCGACATCATCTTCGAGGCCGAAAACGACCTGGTCGTCGACACCTCGTCGATGTCCGAAGTCGCAGACTTGCGCCAGGTGAAGATCGTCCATGATTTCGGCACGAACCCCAACGTGCACCACACCAACTATTTCGTTCAGAAAGAAACGGCTGCGGCCATCGCACAGACGTTTACGATCTGA
- a CDS encoding ROK family transcriptional regulator: MEMPEQPRSRRQTRAAILTHLLQSGGSFRPPLAKAVRLSEASLSRILFDLKAEGLIEEVRRPAPYVGGPTGLVSLDSAVALAAVELTAQWLSIGVGGFSGELHYTERLPLPKAPTVETVGRVFREAMTLLRDWTRRRRITLSQIGVSIPGLGRLTAAGNPIIPCDARGIGDMIGEQFANVPLEFTNSVVAHATFHRCRTEGYPFSGTHLFVFVSHGVAGAWMDDPTEADAFQPVELGHMVFGPEGPHCRCGHHGCVEAYTSLPALAELLGVSEAEFLQLGSDWVHAIPLSTRVRQELRRRLFRLGLAIGNTLNVKPCGGVAISGWPSLLGDDDRNAVIDGIDACLLGGRTLARVSIAFVPSSTGNDPQAALAFAAFCLASRGGLPATSTEAA; the protein is encoded by the coding sequence ATGGAAATGCCGGAGCAGCCGAGAAGTCGGCGGCAGACGCGCGCTGCCATTTTGACTCATTTGCTTCAGTCGGGCGGCTCGTTCCGGCCGCCGCTGGCCAAGGCCGTGCGCCTGTCCGAGGCGAGCCTGTCGCGCATCCTGTTCGACCTGAAGGCCGAAGGTCTGATCGAGGAAGTGCGGCGCCCTGCCCCTTACGTCGGCGGCCCGACGGGCCTCGTGTCGCTCGACAGCGCAGTGGCGCTCGCGGCCGTGGAGCTGACGGCTCAATGGCTCAGCATCGGCGTCGGCGGCTTCTCGGGCGAGCTGCATTACACCGAGCGCCTGCCGTTGCCGAAGGCGCCAACCGTCGAAACGGTCGGCCGCGTGTTCCGCGAGGCTATGACGCTGCTGCGCGACTGGACGCGCCGCCGCCGCATCACGCTCTCGCAGATCGGTGTCTCGATTCCGGGCCTCGGCCGGTTGACCGCAGCAGGCAATCCGATCATTCCGTGCGACGCCAGGGGCATCGGCGACATGATCGGCGAGCAGTTTGCCAACGTGCCGCTGGAGTTCACCAATTCGGTCGTGGCGCACGCCACCTTTCACCGATGCCGCACCGAGGGCTATCCGTTCAGCGGCACGCATCTGTTCGTCTTTGTCAGCCATGGCGTCGCCGGCGCCTGGATGGACGACCCGACTGAAGCCGATGCATTCCAGCCGGTCGAACTGGGCCACATGGTCTTTGGACCTGAAGGACCGCATTGCCGCTGCGGCCATCACGGCTGCGTCGAGGCCTATACCTCGCTCCCCGCGCTGGCCGAGCTTCTCGGTGTCTCCGAAGCCGAATTTCTCCAGCTCGGCAGCGACTGGGTCCACGCGATCCCGCTCTCGACGCGCGTCCGCCAGGAGCTACGGCGACGGCTGTTTCGGCTTGGCCTTGCGATCGGCAACACGCTGAACGTGAAGCCGTGCGGTGGCGTTGCCATCAGCGGCTGGCCATCGCTTCTTGGTGACGACGATCGCAACGCCGTCATCGACGGGATCGACGCCTGCCTGCTCGGCGGCCGGACATTGGCGCGAGTGTCCATCGCCTTCGTGCCGTCCTCGACCGGCAACGATCCGCAGGCTGCCCTTGCCTTTGCCGCCTTTTGCCTCGCCAGCCGCGGCGGCCTGCCCGCCACCTCGACGGAGGCCGCCTGA
- a CDS encoding ABC transporter substrate-binding protein, which yields MPITTTRRRLLAGSVATLALPAFARAQGAAKPRLTAISQWSAGSDGAAITALGKKFEEKGGVWQHSPVPGFTTEMMNKLRAQIMAGDPPACSQLKGPEIAAWSKIAPTVDLDAVVAAAGYEKVVAPDLAKLHKPAGKWIALPLQIYSTNMLFLSKRAMDKAKADKVPVTWADFNDLAEKMKAGGVNHPIANGGTRPDDGQKFEAALAGISPAAYRAAIMNLDEKALKGPEIKAAFAQVRKIADWMDPNVGAQHFSTNLKRFVDGDMGMMIMGGWAQGVLRNAGFKFEDFMIAPGPSDNSKPVFLLNADAFIFWQRKEPDLQAGQTLMAQLVMDPAIQTMYSQITGSIPVRTDVDLSGEGWSEGQRRTAAALKDAIASNQAVLSLAHNMAQENGMTAAMIDVITEYVKNKTIKPEQAATRLAEAVEGAR from the coding sequence ATGCCGATTACGACAACAAGGCGCCGTCTGCTCGCTGGATCCGTTGCCACACTCGCGCTGCCGGCATTTGCCCGTGCGCAAGGCGCAGCCAAGCCGCGCCTGACCGCGATCTCGCAATGGTCCGCCGGCAGCGACGGGGCGGCCATCACGGCGCTTGGCAAGAAATTCGAGGAGAAAGGAGGCGTGTGGCAGCACTCGCCTGTCCCTGGCTTCACCACCGAGATGATGAACAAGCTGCGCGCTCAGATCATGGCCGGCGATCCGCCGGCCTGCTCGCAACTCAAAGGTCCCGAGATTGCAGCCTGGTCGAAGATTGCTCCGACCGTCGATCTCGACGCCGTGGTCGCTGCCGCCGGTTACGAAAAAGTCGTCGCTCCCGACCTTGCAAAGTTACACAAGCCGGCGGGCAAATGGATCGCGCTGCCGTTACAGATCTACAGCACCAACATGCTGTTCCTGTCCAAACGCGCGATGGACAAGGCCAAGGCCGACAAGGTCCCCGTCACTTGGGCGGACTTCAATGACCTCGCCGAAAAGATGAAGGCGGGCGGCGTCAATCATCCTATCGCCAACGGCGGGACCCGCCCGGACGACGGGCAGAAATTCGAGGCCGCGCTGGCGGGAATCAGTCCTGCCGCCTACCGCGCCGCCATCATGAATCTTGACGAGAAAGCGTTGAAGGGGCCCGAGATCAAGGCCGCCTTCGCACAGGTGCGCAAGATCGCCGACTGGATGGACCCCAACGTCGGCGCGCAACACTTTTCGACCAACCTGAAGCGCTTCGTCGACGGCGACATGGGCATGATGATCATGGGCGGCTGGGCGCAGGGGGTGTTGCGCAATGCCGGCTTCAAGTTCGAGGACTTCATGATCGCGCCAGGCCCCAGCGACAACAGCAAGCCGGTCTTCCTGTTGAATGCCGATGCCTTCATCTTCTGGCAGCGCAAGGAGCCCGACCTGCAGGCCGGCCAGACGTTGATGGCCCAGCTCGTCATGGATCCGGCGATCCAGACGATGTATTCGCAGATCACGGGATCGATCCCGGTGCGCACCGATGTCGATCTTTCCGGCGAAGGCTGGTCGGAAGGTCAACGGCGGACCGCAGCGGCGCTGAAAGACGCCATCGCCAGCAATCAGGCGGTCCTGAGCCTTGCGCATAACATGGCGCAGGAAAACGGAATGACCGCAGCGATGATCGACGTGATCACGGAGTATGTGAAGAACAAGACCATCAAGCCGGAGCAGGCAGCCACCCGCCTCGCCGAGGCCGTCGAGGGCGCACGTTGA